In a genomic window of Streptomyces sp. NBC_01231:
- a CDS encoding multicopper oxidase family protein — protein sequence MRPSRRTLLKAATATGLAAAGLGTAGCGALTREVSGEQLRSRARLPAPFRVPLPVPVTATPTRGPDGGDHYELVQRAARAEILPGLRTEVWGYDGRFPGTTLVGRSGRTTTVRVRNELPVPTSTHLHGGVQAPDSDGSPLDLVLPPGYASGAGASAHSGHGAHGSHGAQAGHMRTRPGDWTYSSGAKTYTYPLEQPAATLWYHDHRMDFSAPQVWRGLSGLLLVHDDVEDALPLPRGAKDVPLMICDRAFEEDGALRYPSLDPSLTGEPGVEDAYMEGVTGDVVLVNGAPWPELEVSATRYRFRILNTSNARRYRLALEPGPREGAAFVQVGSDAGLLHRPVTHDSLPVAPGERFDVVVDFAAYPVGSTVTLVNTLGTGGTRSVMRFRIARRERETSRVPERLAGVAAARAERAVAERRFDFRLTSGSGGELWTINGRPFDSARVLARPKLGTVERWRFSSDFHHPVHLHLAHFLVVARGGGSPLASDAGWKDTVDVRPYEVVDVLVRFRGHRGRYMVHCHNLEHEDMAMMANFEVV from the coding sequence ATGCGGCCGAGCCGACGAACCCTGCTGAAGGCGGCCACCGCCACCGGGCTGGCCGCGGCGGGCCTCGGCACCGCCGGGTGCGGGGCGCTGACCCGGGAGGTGTCGGGGGAGCAACTGCGCAGCCGGGCGCGGCTGCCCGCCCCCTTCCGGGTGCCGCTGCCGGTGCCGGTGACGGCGACCCCCACCCGGGGGCCGGACGGCGGCGACCACTACGAACTGGTGCAGCGCGCTGCCCGCGCGGAGATCCTGCCGGGCCTGCGGACCGAGGTGTGGGGCTACGACGGCCGGTTCCCCGGGACCACCCTGGTGGGCCGGTCGGGGCGGACGACGACGGTACGGGTGCGCAACGAGCTTCCCGTGCCGACCTCCACCCATCTGCACGGCGGAGTGCAGGCTCCGGACTCGGACGGCTCCCCGCTGGACCTGGTCCTCCCGCCGGGGTACGCCTCCGGCGCGGGCGCTTCGGCACACAGCGGGCACGGGGCGCACGGTTCTCACGGGGCGCAGGCCGGACACATGCGGACCCGGCCGGGCGACTGGACGTACTCGTCGGGAGCCAAGACGTACACGTATCCGCTGGAGCAGCCGGCCGCGACGCTCTGGTACCACGACCACCGGATGGACTTCAGCGCGCCGCAGGTGTGGCGCGGGCTGTCCGGGCTGCTCCTCGTGCACGACGACGTGGAGGACGCGCTGCCGCTCCCCCGGGGCGCGAAGGACGTCCCGCTGATGATCTGCGACCGGGCCTTCGAGGAGGACGGCGCGTTGCGCTACCCCTCCCTGGACCCCTCGCTCACCGGTGAACCGGGGGTCGAGGACGCGTACATGGAGGGGGTGACGGGGGATGTGGTGCTCGTCAACGGGGCGCCCTGGCCCGAGTTGGAGGTCTCCGCCACCCGGTACCGGTTCCGGATCCTCAACACCTCCAACGCCCGCCGCTACCGGCTGGCCCTGGAGCCCGGTCCGCGCGAGGGCGCCGCGTTCGTGCAAGTGGGCAGCGACGCGGGGCTGTTGCATCGTCCGGTCACGCACGACTCGCTGCCGGTGGCGCCCGGGGAGCGCTTCGATGTGGTCGTCGATTTCGCCGCGTACCCGGTCGGCTCGACCGTCACCCTGGTCAACACCCTGGGGACGGGAGGCACGCGTTCGGTGATGCGGTTCCGTATCGCCCGCCGGGAGCGGGAGACCAGCCGGGTTCCGGAGCGGCTCGCCGGCGTGGCGGCGGCCCGGGCCGAACGGGCGGTGGCGGAGCGGCGGTTCGACTTCCGGCTCACGTCCGGGAGCGGCGGGGAGCTGTGGACGATCAACGGCCGGCCCTTCGACAGCGCGCGGGTGCTCGCGCGGCCCAAGCTCGGCACGGTCGAGCGGTGGCGGTTCAGCAGCGACTTCCACCATCCGGTCCATCTGCACCTGGCGCACTTCCTGGTGGTCGCCCGGGGCGGCGGATCCCCGCTGGCGAGTGACGCGGGCTGGAAGGACACGGTGGACGTGCGGCCGTACGAAGTGGTGGACGTGCTGGTGCGGTTCCGCGGGCACCGGGGGCGGTACATGGTGCACTGCCACAATCTGGAGCACGAGGACATGGCGATGATGGCGAACTTCGAGGTCGTCTGA
- a CDS encoding AfsR/SARP family transcriptional regulator, with protein sequence MDITLLGPLNADKDGAPVLPSAAKMRQILALLALHSNRVVPVSMIMEELWGYNPPRTGPTTLQTYILRLRRLIDASVAGRCNAKEILVYRHGGYCLIVPTGCVDVLEYDRLAAEGQRLFDTGEDEAAVKVYTEALDLWRGPALADIRCGALLEIERVRLEESRLGVLERRIDAELYLGRHAELLTELVVLTARQPLHEGLHAQHMIALYRSGRPSEALATFTKLRHRLVEDLGLDPSPRLQRLQRAILGGDLLLDRPQRGPGRRVLDMFAA encoded by the coding sequence ATGGATATCACCCTGCTGGGGCCGCTCAACGCGGACAAGGACGGCGCCCCGGTCCTGCCGTCAGCGGCCAAGATGCGCCAGATCCTGGCCCTGTTGGCGCTGCACTCCAACCGAGTGGTTCCGGTGTCGATGATCATGGAGGAGCTCTGGGGCTACAACCCTCCGCGGACCGGACCCACCACCCTCCAGACCTACATCCTGCGGCTGCGCCGGCTGATCGACGCCTCGGTCGCCGGGCGCTGCAACGCCAAGGAGATCCTCGTCTACCGGCACGGCGGCTACTGCCTCATCGTGCCCACCGGCTGCGTGGACGTACTGGAGTACGACCGCCTCGCGGCCGAGGGCCAGCGCCTCTTCGACACCGGCGAGGACGAGGCCGCGGTCAAGGTGTACACCGAGGCGCTCGACCTGTGGCGCGGCCCGGCCCTCGCGGACATCCGCTGCGGCGCCCTGCTGGAGATCGAGCGGGTGCGCCTGGAGGAGAGCCGGCTCGGTGTGCTGGAGCGCCGTATCGACGCCGAGCTGTATCTCGGCCGGCACGCCGAACTCCTCACCGAATTAGTGGTGCTGACCGCCCGTCAGCCCCTGCATGAAGGCCTGCACGCCCAGCACATGATCGCCCTCTACCGCTCCGGCCGTCCCTCCGAGGCGCTGGCGACCTTCACCAAGCTGCGCCACCGCCTGGTGGAGGACCTGGGCCTGGATCCCTCGCCCCGGCTCCAGCGGCTCCAGCGGGCCATCCTCGGCGGGGACCTGCTGCTCGACCGCCCGCAGCGCGGACCGGGCCGCAGGGTGCTGGACATGTTCGCCGCGTGA
- a CDS encoding response regulator transcription factor — protein sequence MIRIVIAEDMHMVRGALVALLEMEPDLKVVAQFDSGDRLVPTALELLPDVAIVDIDLPGLDGLSAADLLRTAVPTCRVLILTSLGRPGTFRRAMAAKVSGFLLKDAPPDQLADAVRRVAAGGRVIDPQLALAAWEVEENPLTRREVEVMKLAADGAEAMEIATRLFLSIGTVRNYLTSAVTKLNARNRVDAIRIAEDNGWLT from the coding sequence TTGATCCGCATCGTTATCGCCGAGGACATGCACATGGTGCGCGGTGCCCTGGTGGCACTGCTGGAGATGGAACCCGATCTCAAGGTGGTCGCCCAGTTCGATTCCGGGGACCGATTGGTGCCGACCGCGCTGGAGTTGCTGCCGGACGTCGCGATCGTGGACATCGACCTGCCGGGGCTGGACGGGCTCAGTGCGGCCGACCTGTTACGCACGGCGGTGCCGACGTGCCGGGTGCTGATCCTGACGAGCCTCGGGCGTCCCGGTACCTTCCGGCGGGCCATGGCGGCGAAGGTGTCCGGGTTCCTGCTGAAGGACGCGCCGCCGGACCAACTGGCCGACGCGGTACGGCGGGTGGCGGCGGGGGGCCGGGTGATCGACCCCCAACTGGCGCTGGCCGCCTGGGAGGTCGAGGAGAACCCGCTGACGCGGCGCGAGGTCGAGGTGATGAAACTGGCCGCCGACGGAGCGGAGGCGATGGAGATCGCCACCCGTCTCTTCCTCTCCATCGGCACCGTCCGCAACTACCTCACCAGCGCGGTCACCAAGCTCAACGCCCGCAACAGAGTGGACGCGATCAGAATCGCCGAGGACAACGGGTGGCTGACCTGA
- a CDS encoding histidine kinase gives MPRGFLRSDRQQRDTLPPQLAFAIVLMVLCGFVLIAVLNVIGSDPGPWLLAGCIFSSVALFAIQTVHSYPGTERFRERYGLWTLLGQAVLTYVPMLFFGVTWGGMGGFLAGSSLLIIAAPACWVAFGVIVAVTGLAAVVDGTGWVDSSYLVVSTVLTGLIVYGLTRLSNLVAEVHRAREELAEMAVARERLRFARDLHDLLGFGLSAITLKSELTFRLVATRPERAREELVGILQISRQALADVRSVARGYREMSLDAEAASAEDVLTAAEIEARIDLDCGPVSDRAGTVLATVIREGVTNVLRHSKAQHCVIEARPASGPDGPLVRLVVANDGADETRRTGSQDGGSGLGNLRTRVEEIGGRLTAGADAAGWFRLTAEVPRTPTTSPRPNHPHP, from the coding sequence ATGCCGCGGGGATTTCTGCGTTCCGATAGACAGCAGCGCGATACCCTGCCTCCGCAACTGGCCTTCGCCATCGTCCTGATGGTGCTGTGCGGGTTCGTGCTGATCGCCGTCCTCAATGTGATCGGCAGTGATCCGGGGCCCTGGCTGCTGGCGGGCTGCATCTTCTCCAGCGTCGCGCTGTTCGCCATCCAGACCGTGCACAGCTACCCGGGCACCGAGCGGTTCAGGGAGCGGTACGGACTCTGGACACTGCTCGGCCAGGCCGTCCTGACGTACGTCCCCATGCTGTTCTTCGGTGTCACCTGGGGCGGTATGGGCGGGTTTCTTGCAGGATCGTCCCTGCTGATCATCGCGGCACCCGCCTGCTGGGTGGCGTTCGGGGTGATCGTCGCGGTGACGGGCCTGGCCGCGGTGGTCGACGGCACCGGGTGGGTGGACTCCTCCTACCTCGTCGTCTCCACCGTGCTCACCGGACTCATCGTCTACGGGCTCACCCGGCTGTCCAACCTGGTGGCCGAAGTGCACCGGGCGCGCGAGGAGTTGGCGGAGATGGCGGTGGCCCGCGAGCGCCTCCGCTTCGCCCGGGACCTGCACGACCTGCTGGGATTCGGGCTGTCCGCGATCACTCTCAAGAGCGAGCTGACGTTCCGTCTGGTGGCCACGCGGCCCGAGCGCGCCCGCGAGGAACTGGTCGGCATCCTGCAGATCTCCCGCCAGGCCCTCGCCGACGTGCGGTCGGTGGCCCGCGGCTACCGCGAGATGTCCCTGGACGCCGAGGCCGCCTCAGCGGAGGACGTGCTGACCGCGGCCGAGATCGAGGCCCGCATCGACCTGGACTGCGGCCCGGTGTCCGACCGGGCCGGGACGGTGCTGGCCACGGTGATCCGCGAGGGCGTCACCAACGTCCTGCGGCACAGCAAGGCGCAGCACTGCGTCATCGAGGCCCGCCCGGCCAGCGGCCCGGACGGCCCCCTGGTCCGCCTGGTCGTGGCGAACGACGGTGCCGACGAAACCCGCCGTACCGGCTCCCAGGACGGTGGCAGCGGCCTCGGCAACCTCCGCACCCGCGTCGAGGAGATAGGCGGCAGGCTCACGGCGGGAGCGGACGCCGCCGGCTGGTTCCGCCTGACCGCCGAGGTCCCCCGCACCCCGACGACGTCCCCCCGGCCGAACCACCCCCACCCCTGA
- a CDS encoding SagB family peptide dehydrogenase encodes MLHSPRIDDHDHPETITTLWSLREDVRVETAEDGTAVELHGRWSDLRVRDPEPGLVETLRRMSLGPVSLDNVAPGGGHRSWQRALLRLQDLVVRSLAFADNGQVLLSAVPLTHAARFSPEPPPEGALLKLSRFAVLRREGDLFQLESPLSLHRVLLHRPEAQWVVAALGRPVSADKAGDDIPLARAVVREILGYLIGTGMVLVAPNADGDFEEDQDPVLRTWSADDMLFHTRSVMGRDDGDYGATFAHAAQIKPQPAVKNPPSGPVVRLPRPDLDELLDRDPPFTTALEGRRSVREYGTSALSLRTLGEFLYRAARVRSTGMVGDGETAYPASDRPYPTGGAAYDLELYLTVRDCPGLPSGIHYYDPQDHCLVLVNEDPVAAGELSAGAMAAAALTTPPPVLITLTSRFQRLSWKYSGLAYALVLKHVGALIQTFYLVGSAMGLACCAVCSEDVTVCAGALGLDWRAESPVGSFVLGPLSDEQRRCHAHHLDERIPANGPDWPERSAAAAAVEQREKVRARATTAVPSRLV; translated from the coding sequence GTGCTGCACTCACCCCGCATCGACGACCACGACCACCCGGAGACGATCACGACGCTGTGGTCCCTGCGTGAGGACGTCCGTGTCGAAACGGCCGAGGACGGCACCGCGGTGGAACTCCACGGCCGCTGGTCGGACCTGCGGGTCCGCGACCCGGAACCCGGCCTGGTGGAGACCCTGCGCCGGATGAGCCTGGGGCCGGTCAGCCTGGACAACGTCGCCCCCGGCGGCGGCCACCGGTCCTGGCAGCGCGCACTGCTGCGGCTCCAGGACCTGGTCGTCCGCTCCCTCGCCTTCGCCGACAACGGTCAGGTGCTGTTGTCCGCCGTCCCGCTCACCCATGCCGCCCGCTTCAGCCCCGAACCCCCGCCCGAGGGCGCCCTGTTGAAGCTGTCCCGGTTCGCGGTGCTGCGCCGCGAAGGGGACCTGTTCCAGCTGGAGTCCCCGCTGTCGCTGCACCGGGTGCTGCTGCACCGGCCCGAGGCCCAGTGGGTGGTCGCGGCGCTCGGCCGGCCCGTCTCCGCGGACAAGGCCGGTGACGACATCCCGCTGGCCCGTGCGGTGGTGCGGGAGATCCTCGGCTACCTCATCGGCACCGGGATGGTGCTGGTCGCGCCGAACGCCGACGGGGACTTCGAGGAGGACCAGGACCCCGTGCTGCGCACCTGGTCCGCCGACGACATGCTCTTCCACACCCGCTCGGTGATGGGCCGCGACGACGGCGACTACGGCGCGACCTTCGCGCACGCCGCGCAGATCAAGCCGCAGCCCGCCGTCAAGAACCCGCCGAGCGGCCCTGTGGTCCGGCTGCCGAGGCCCGACCTCGACGAACTCCTGGACCGGGACCCTCCGTTCACGACCGCGCTGGAGGGACGGCGTTCGGTGCGCGAGTACGGGACGTCCGCCCTGAGTCTGCGCACCCTCGGCGAGTTCCTGTACCGGGCCGCACGGGTCCGCTCGACCGGCATGGTCGGCGACGGCGAGACCGCCTACCCGGCCAGCGACCGCCCGTACCCGACCGGCGGCGCCGCCTACGACCTGGAGCTCTACCTCACCGTCCGGGACTGCCCCGGACTGCCCTCGGGCATCCACTACTACGACCCGCAGGACCACTGTCTGGTGCTGGTCAACGAGGACCCGGTGGCGGCCGGCGAACTGTCCGCGGGAGCGATGGCGGCCGCGGCACTGACCACACCGCCGCCCGTGCTGATCACCCTGACCTCGCGTTTCCAGCGCCTGTCGTGGAAGTACAGCGGACTGGCGTACGCGCTGGTGCTCAAGCACGTGGGGGCGCTCATCCAGACGTTCTACCTGGTCGGTTCCGCGATGGGGCTGGCCTGCTGCGCGGTGTGCAGCGAGGACGTCACCGTGTGCGCCGGGGCGCTCGGACTGGACTGGCGGGCCGAGTCGCCGGTGGGGTCCTTCGTCCTCGGGCCGCTCTCCGACGAGCAGCGGCGGTGTCACGCGCACCACCTCGACGAGCGGATCCCCGCCAACGGCCCCGACTGGCCGGAACGTTCCGCTGCGGCGGCCGCGGTTGAACAGCGGGAGAAGGTCCGGGCCAGGGCCACCACCGCGGTCCCCAGCCGTCTAGTATGA